In Aspergillus oryzae RIB40 DNA, chromosome 6, one genomic interval encodes:
- a CDS encoding RibD family protein (predicted protein), whose product MSREALTFPPSNRTFLEPHLPPNNEPELPKSNLPFTTLTFATSLDSSLALAPGTRTTLSGPQSKAMTHYLRSRHDAILIGVGTAVADNPGLNCRIEGVGGYGGEGLLGQPRPIVIDPRARWDFTEQSKILELVKEGKGRAPFIITSTGTEPAAEKKALLESYGGKFIPLDLFLEEHGERRLDWTAVLECLRNEGLRSVMIEGGGTVINSLLEPGWAHLVNSVIVTIAPTWLGQGGVVVSPRRRVEGDAVVPAARLRDVKWYPFGEDVVLCGRV is encoded by the coding sequence ATGTCCCGCGAAGCCCTCACCTTCCCCCCCTCAAACCGCACCTTCCTAGAACCCCATCTCCCCCCAAACAATGAACCCGAACTCCCCAAATCCAACCTCCCCTTCACAACCCTCACATTCGCAACCTCCCTAGACAGCTCTCTAGCCCTGGCCCCAGGAACCCGGACCACGCTGTCCGGCCCACAATCCAAGGCAATGACACACTACCTCCGCTCCCGCCACGACGCCATCCTAATCGGCGTCGGGACAGCAGTAGCCGATAATCCGGGGTTGAATTGCCGAATCGAAGGTGTCGGTGGCTACGGTGGGGAAGGGTTACTCGGTCAACCAAGACCGATTGTCATTGATCCGCGTGCTCGATGGGATTTCACTGAGCAATCGAAGATCCTGGAACTGGTTAAAGAGGGGAAAGGTCGTGCTCCGTTTATCATTACGTCTACTGGGACGGAACCggctgcggagaagaaggcgtTGTTGGAGTCTTACGGGGGGAAGTTTATTCctcttgatcttttccttgaGGAGCATGGTGAAAGGAGGTTGGATTGGACTGCCGTGCTTGAGTGTTTGAGGAATGAAGGTTTGAGGAGTGTTATGATTGAGGGCGGTGGGACGGTTATTAATTCCCTTCTTGAACCGGGGTGGGCGCATTTGGTGAATTCTGTGATTGTCACTATTGCGCCGACTTGGTTGGGGCAGgggggtgttgttgtttCGCCGAGACGCAGGGTTGAGGGGGATGCGGTTGTGCCGGCGGCGAGGTTGAGGGATGTCAAATGGTATCCATTTGGGGAGGATGTGGTGCTTTGTGGGAGGGTTTAA
- a CDS encoding uncharacterized protein (predicted protein), which produces MALDSKSFQPLDIKLSGPHDDEEDIFFKDLLLSLVGGEITPNEAANNLDKWIVEKSNTDLEERKKYPDPWNVPSPENPSWVAPNPSGLITCFFESFARLCSAFPPGHVGQDRLIRFLEALRDMPKHEVPNYLPNDPPEDFYYLLELWPFGGSWLGLTEVFRTEAEGTFFPFTGSFH; this is translated from the coding sequence ATGGCGCTCGACAGCAAATCCTTTCAGCCACTGGATATCAAGCTCTCTGGGCCtcatgacgacgaggaagacatattcttcaaggatTTGCTCCTGTCCCTAGTTGGAGGAGAAATCACTCCCAATGAGGCCGCCAATAATCTGGATAAATGGATTGTTGAGAAGTCCAACACGGATCTTGAAGAACGGAAAAAGTACCCGGACCCGTGGAATGTACCCTCGCCAGAGAACCCGTCCTGGGTAGCACCAAATCCGAGTGGTCTTATTACTTGTTTCTTCGAATCCTTCGCGCGGTTATGCTCGGCGTTCCCACCCGGCCACGTTGGCCAGGACAGACTGATTCGGTTCTTGGAGGCTCTGAGAGACATGCCTAAGCATGAAGTGCCCAATTATCTTCCTAATGACCCCCCCGAAGACTTTTACTACTTGCTCGAGTTGTGGCCGTTTGGAGGCAGCTGGTTGGGTTTGACTGAAGTGTTTCGTACTGAAGCAGAAGGCACGTTCTTTCCTTTCACAGGCTCCTTTCATTGA
- a CDS encoding LLM class flavin-dependent oxidoreductase (coenzyme F420-dependent N5,N10-methylene tetrahydromethanopterin reductase and related flavin-dependent oxidoreductases) → MTKTSEKKSWILNAFAMFSPGHLSPGLWKNPQDRAGDFLDLSYWIELAKVLEKGKFHGLFLADHPGIYDVYKGPGNKEPALLSGAQFPIGDPFLLISAMASVTTSLSFGITASTTYETSPYALARKFSTLDHLTQGRVGWNIVTSFLDSAAKAYGMDEQIPHDERYARADEYMELTYKLWEGTWRDGAVVKDPKTGVYSNPNQVRAIEHNGKYFKSTAASQLPASKQRTPLLFQAGASSAGKRFAAKHSEVMFLPGLEPEKTKAVVDDMRKHLAEIGRPTDSIKFIAGILVIVDETDEKAQAKYEEYLAQSDLEGVATLFGGWTNNDLSKFDDDEDFSFTAVGGIQSLISSWSKTVPNSNGLKWTKRRVLQELALGGAHPRAIGSPSTVADILQRWVDVADVDGFNFSYAVSPGTFEDMIEYLFPELRRRGVIWDDYEVNGGSARENYFQDGLGSRLREGHPGREYTWN, encoded by the exons ATGACCAAAACctcagaaaagaaatcatggATCCTCAATGCCTTTGCGATGTTTTCTCCTGGGCATCTATCGCCCG GGCTATGGAAGAATCCGCAAGATCGCGCCGGTGATTTCCTCGACCTGTCATACTGGATTGAATTGGCGAAGGTtctggagaaagggaaattccACGGGCTGTTTCTGGCAGATCATCCTGGGATCTACGATGTGTACAAAGGCCCAGGGAATAAAGAGCCTGCATTGTTATCGGGGGCGCAATTTCCTATCGGTGATCCGTT CCTCCTAATCTCAGCAATGGCCTCCGTAACTacatctctctccttcggcaTAACCGCATCCACAACTTATGAGACCTCGCCATACGCCTTGGCTCGGAAGTTCTCGACTCTAGACCACCTTACCCAGGGTCGCGTCGGATGGAACATTGTCACCTCGTTTCTGGATAGTGCAGCCAAGGCATACGGAATGGATGAGCAGATTCCTCATGACGAACGATATGCGCGAGCGGATGAGTATATGGAGCTCACTTACAAGCTGTGGGAGGGTACATGGCGCGACGGGGCTGTCGTCAAGGATCCGAAGACCGGCGTTTACAGTAATCCTAATCAGGTTCGTGCTATTGAGCACAATGGGAAGTATTTTAAGAGTACGGCTGCGAGTCAGTTGCCTGCTTCGAAGCAGAGGACGCCGTTGCTTTTCCAGGCGGGGGCTTCGTC AGCCGGAAAGCGATTCGCTGCCAAACATTCCGAAGTGATGTTCCTACCCGGCCTGGAGCCGGAGAAAACCAAAGCAGTGGTAGATGATATGCG aaagcaCCTAGCCGAGATAGGCCGCCCAACAGACAGCATCAAGTTCATCGCCGGAATCCTCGTGATCGTTGACGAGACCGACGAGAAAGCCCAAGCCAAATACGAAGAGTACCTAGCGCAATCCGACCTCGAAGGTGTAGCAACACTCTTCGGCGGCTGGACCAACAACGATCTATCCAAGttcgatgacgacgaagacttctccttcactgCCGTGGGGGGAATCCAGTCTTTGATCTCGAGCTGGTCGAAAACGGTTCCAAACTCGAACGGCCTGAAGTGGACGAAACGTCGCGTTCTGCAGGAATTAGCGCTGGGTGGAGCCCACCCTCGGGCTATTGGGTCGCCGAGTACGGTGGCGGATATTCTGCAGCGGTGGGTTGATGTTGCGGATGTTGATGGGTTTAATTTCTCCTATGCGGTTTCGCCAGGGACATTTGAGGATATGATTGAGTATTTATTTCCGgagttgaggaggaggggcgTTATTTGGGATGATTATGAGGTGAATGGTGGATCGGCCAGAGAGAATTACTTCCAGGATGGGCTCGGGTCGAGACTGCGCGAGGGTCATCCGGGAAGGGAGTACACTTGGAACTGA
- a CDS encoding uncharacterized protein (predicted protein) translates to MGVVLETLHPRPKAFVVGIAIDPSYCGEMEKVWNSYVENVLRPESENGQWENNAFVALPRTHFVDPKQVTRPPANLGWETEMFRQLDSVFRPEEVDKGNHKVVPEN, encoded by the exons ATGGGTGTGGTTTTGGAAACACTGCACCCACGGCCCAAGGCCTTTGTTGTTGGTATAGCCATCGACCCTTCGTACTGTGgcgagatggagaaggtctgGAACAGCTACGTCGAAAACGTCCTGAGACCGGAGTCTGAGAATGGGCAATGGGAGAATAACGCATTCGTTGCT CTACCTCGCACGCATTTTGTGGATCCCAAGCAAGTAACAAGACCGCCGGCGAATCTTGGCTGGGAGACAGAGATGTTTCGACAGCTTGACAGTGTCTTTAGGCCCGAAGAGGTCGACAAAGGGAACCACAAGGTGGTTCCGGAGAATTGA
- a CDS encoding uncharacterized protein (predicted protein), with amino-acid sequence MQLTKAILALALVVSPILAAPTEVGEGSVNTNVEARAVDTVSCTPDQNQSGVKFEVDVKAAKALAQKIGWTTDSTKSDYPHPFGDKEKLWAHIPLEANKCNSKTRMLEYPVYWTKSKVKEWDPSKKKKEQQKTPIRIVYSNLNGALHYCGTMIHKTVAKDFGGSGDFKLCQ; translated from the exons ATGCAGCTCACCAAAGCGATCCTGGCCTTAGCCCTTGTTGTGTCTCCCATTCTTGCAGCTCCTACGGAGGTCGGCGAAGGAAGTGTAAATACGAACGTGGAGGCGCGGGCT GTCGACACCGTCTCCTGCACGCCGGACCAAAACCAGAGCGGTGTTAAATTTGAGGTGGATGTTAAAGCGGCCAAAGCACTGGCTCAAAAGATTGGGTGGACGACCGACTCTACTAAGAGCGATTACCCCCATCCGTTTggagacaaggaaaagctcTGGGCGCATATTCCTCTGGAGGCGAACAAGTGTAACAGCAAGACGCGTATGCTTGAGTACCCAGTCTATTGGACAAAGTCGAAGGTCAAGGAGTGGGATCcctcaaagaagaagaaggagcagcagaagacTCCTATCCGAATTGTCTACAGCAACTTGAATGGTGCTCTTCATTACTGTGGAACCATGATCCATAAAACGGTGGCGAAGGACTTTGGTGGTTCTGGTGACTTCAAACTCTGCCAGTAG